One genomic window of Vibrio ziniensis includes the following:
- the yfcE gene encoding phosphodiesterase: MKLFFASDLHGSLPATEKMLSLFDQSEANTLILLGDLLNHGPRNPIPEGYNPAAVAELLNGYAAKIVAVRGNCDSEVDQMLLSFPMMSDYAWIVLESGQRVFLTHGHTYNQEKCPAMGENDVLVHGHTHIPSAQAWGKGFFFNPGSVTFPRNGFAPSYGLFDGNTLSVLSLEGQEVIAQTLI; the protein is encoded by the coding sequence ATGAAACTGTTTTTTGCTTCCGATTTACACGGTTCTCTACCAGCAACTGAAAAGATGTTGTCTTTGTTTGATCAGTCAGAGGCAAACACTCTGATTCTACTTGGGGATCTTCTTAATCATGGGCCGAGGAATCCTATTCCTGAAGGATATAACCCGGCTGCAGTGGCCGAATTACTCAATGGCTATGCTGCAAAAATAGTGGCGGTACGAGGTAACTGCGATAGTGAAGTGGACCAGATGTTGTTGTCATTTCCGATGATGTCTGATTACGCTTGGATTGTGCTTGAATCTGGGCAACGAGTTTTTCTGACCCATGGACACACTTACAATCAAGAAAAATGTCCAGCAATGGGAGAAAATGATGTTTTAGTTCACGGGCATACACACATTCCGTCTGCTCAAGCTTGGGGAAAAGGCTTTTTCTTCAATCCTGGTTCAGTGACTTTTCCGCGAAATGGATTCGCACCAAGTTATGGCTTATTTGACGGAAACACACTGAGTGTTTTATCTCTCGAAGGCCAGGAAGTGATTGCACAGACGTTAATCTGA
- a CDS encoding SelT/SelW/SelH family protein, with protein sequence MDKAKIDIFYCRQCNWMLRATWMSQELLHTFSEEIETVSLHPDTGGRYEIFCNGIQIWERKKDGGFPEAKELKQRVRDLIDPERDLGHSDRK encoded by the coding sequence ATGGATAAGGCAAAAATAGACATCTTTTACTGCCGCCAGTGTAACTGGATGTTAAGAGCGACATGGATGAGCCAAGAGCTACTGCATACCTTCAGTGAAGAGATAGAAACTGTATCTCTCCACCCTGATACAGGCGGGCGATATGAGATTTTTTGTAATGGCATACAAATATGGGAGCGCAAAAAAGATGGTGGTTTCCCTGAAGCTAAAGAGCTAAAACAGCGCGTTAGAGATCTCATCGACCCTGAGCGAGATCTCGGTCATTCTGACAGAAAGTAA
- a CDS encoding regulatory protein ToxS yields the protein MIRKIATMMCITSVAFSSWLYWGSDLKLKQEISSREWQSKTVMVIENSKSHQSIGPLRKVDIESNVKYLSNGIYSRSSTVILYSNGQEAENILNISETGNWDVSDNYLLISPTKFRNVSQSQNQDFTQEELELVTQFFKMDAQQSRRVDIVNKKTLLLTSLSQGSIVLFSN from the coding sequence ATGATTAGAAAAATCGCCACAATGATGTGCATAACTTCCGTTGCTTTTAGCAGCTGGCTTTACTGGGGTAGCGATCTAAAACTCAAACAAGAAATTTCTTCTAGAGAATGGCAGTCCAAAACGGTGATGGTGATAGAAAATTCAAAGTCACATCAATCTATAGGCCCACTACGAAAAGTAGATATAGAATCAAACGTAAAATATTTGTCGAATGGTATTTACTCTCGTTCCTCAACAGTCATTTTGTACTCAAATGGACAAGAAGCAGAAAATATTTTGAACATATCAGAAACGGGAAATTGGGATGTCAGTGATAACTACTTGCTCATTTCACCAACAAAGTTTAGAAATGTTTCACAAAGTCAGAATCAAGATTTCACCCAAGAAGAGCTTGAATTGGTGACACAGTTTTTCAAAATGGATGCTCAGCAAAGCAGACGAGTCGACATCGTCAACAAGAAGACACTGCTGTTAACAAGCCTGAGTCAGGGTTCCATCGTATTATTTAGCAACTAA